The sequence CCTCCTGAACAGGACAAACACCGCCACAACCAGCGAACGAGGGCGTAGGCACACGCACCCTCGCCAGCCCTACCCGCGTTCCCGCAGGTCAGCCGTCAGATTCGGCGAGGTCGTGTGCCTATCAACTGCGGAACCCCGGGTAAGCTCGGCCGGATCGCTCGGGGGACCGGCGTGGCGGGCACGCCGCTCGTAGTGCTCGCGACCATGCACGACCTCAGCCCGCAGCACTGGGCCGGCACGCTGGTGTTCGGCGCCGCGTGGGGCGGCGGCAGGCACATCCGCGGCCGGTTCGCCGAGACGCAGGCACTGCGGGCCGCGGACCGACAGGAGTTCCCCGTCGTCGCCCGGCAGGTGCAGGCGATGTCCACGCCCGACCTGCGGACGCGGGTGCTCGCCGACGTGGCCGACGGTCGCGGGGTGGGACAGCTGCAGCAGGAACGGCAGGAGCAGGCCAGCAGGGAGCTGTTCGGGGGCGGCGCTGGCCGGCGCGACCGGGCCAGCTGGTCGATGACCCACCGGGTCACCGACCGGTTCACCAGGTCTGCGACGCCGTACGCGGTGGTGGCCACCGCCCTGCCGCCGGCGTACGCCCTGAGCATGTCCCCACTGGAGGCCGCCGGGCTGACAGCCGCCGGCCTCGCGGCCGGCGCGGTGGGGAAGGCCACCGGCAGACGGGCGGTGCAGAACGAGCGGCGGGAGGCCGACCCGCTGAGCGTGCCGGCCATGGGAGCCGAGCACCGGCAGCTGGCCCTGCTGCGGAGGCTGCCCAGACAGGGGCTCGAACGGGTAGCGCTCGACCTGGACGCTGCCAGCGTGCGGGCGCCGCGCACCGGCCGGCAGGCACGGGCCCGCGACGACCACCGACACGGACGAGACAATGACGGCGGCCGGCCGCGTTGACGCGGACCGCCGCCGCAGCCCCGAGAGTCGAACACGGTGAGGACGGTCGATGGACCCAGCGGACGTACGTGAGCTGATCGCGGCCCGGGTACGCGACATCCCCGACTACCCGAAGCCCGGCGTGATCTTCAAGGACATCACGCCGCTGCTGGCCGACCCGAAGGCGTTCACCGCGACGGTGGACACGCTCGCCGACGCCTACCCGGGCTCGGTGGTCGACAAGGTGGTGGGGGTGGAGGCCCGCGGCTTCATCCTCGGCGCCCCGGTCGCGTACCGGATCGGTGCCGGGTTCGTCCCGGTCCGCAAGGAGGGCAAGCTGCCAAGCGAGACGCTTGCGGAGTCGTACGCGCTGGAGTACGGCGAGGCCACGGTCGAGGTGCACACCGACGGCATCGGCCCAGGTGACCGGGTGTTGGTCGTGGACGACGTGCTCGCGACCGGTGGCACGGCGCGCGCCACCGTCGACCTGGTGCAGCGGGTCGGTGGGGTGCTCATCGGCGTGGCCTGCCTGCTCGAGCTGTCCTTCCTGGACGGCCGCG comes from Streptosporangiales bacterium and encodes:
- a CDS encoding adenine phosphoribosyltransferase, with product MDPADVRELIAARVRDIPDYPKPGVIFKDITPLLADPKAFTATVDTLADAYPGSVVDKVVGVEARGFILGAPVAYRIGAGFVPVRKEGKLPSETLAESYALEYGEATVEVHTDGIGPGDRVLVVDDVLATGGTARATVDLVQRVGGVLIGVACLLELSFLDGRERLGEAPFRALVTV